Proteins encoded by one window of Cloeon dipterum chromosome 2, ieCloDipt1.1, whole genome shotgun sequence:
- the LOC135937845 gene encoding arylsulfatase B-like, which yields MRFVLLLTLILAPRWSNASDIEATPSRKPNIIVILADDLGWNDVGFHGGNQIPTPNIDALAFNGLILNNHYVPALCTPSRAAFLTGKHPVHTGMQHLVLLENEPRGLPLSERLMPEYLRDEGYVTRAIGKWHLGFFKNEYLPTNRGFDSHYGYWNGYQDYYSHETQATFENLRGYDMHRDLNTDWSSVGEYSTRVFTREAVRQIRDHDTNKPLFMYMAHLAPHTGNPDTPFQAPNETLARFAYIGDPDRRMYAAMVTELDDSVGEIIQALRKRSMLSNSIVLFLSDNGAPTYGIHSNRGSNWPLRGMKQSPWEGGVRGVAAMWAPWLNHTRRVATQLMHMTDWLPTLISAAGLDPSVLRDKGLDGYDVWTALNLNTTSPRNEVLHNIDEVDQYAALTKGGWKYITGTTQNGRVDSWYGESSRGYSDPEYDASVVLKSKAGSAISSVSVPRPRLSATEVMEIREQAEIKCEKRPSGAENFRCNPLVSPCLFNIIADPCELVDLSAVRPLVAMSLSQALERWRRTAVPAANVPVDSAGNPKFYNNTWVPWMDVQRQIIYAPSNVPDLTTLAAILGGVSVGLLALAAVITKMYLNRKKCDKN from the exons ATGCGGTTTGTACTGCTGCTGACTTTAATACTGGCTCCACGGTGGTCAAATGCATCGGACATCGAAGCTACCCCAAGCAGAAAGCCCAACATCATTGTCATTTTGGCTGATGACCTG GGTTGGAACGATGTCGGCTTCCACGGCGGAAATCAAATCCCTACTCCCAATATCGACGCCTTGGCCTTCAATGGGCTTATTTTGAACAACCACTATGTGCCAGCTCTTTGCACTCCTAGCAGAGCAGCTTTCCTCACAGGAAAACACCCCGTACACACAG GCATGCAACATTTGGTGCTGTTAGAAAATGAACCACGGGGACTTCCCCTGAGTGAGCGGCTAATGCCAGAGTATTTGAGGGACGAGGGTTACGTCACCAGGGCCATCGGTAAGTGGCATCTCGGCTTCTTCAAAAACGAATATCTGCCCACTAACAGAGGTTTCGACTCACACTATGGTTACTGGAACGGCTATCAAGATTACTACAGCCACGAAACTCAAGCCACA TTTGAAAACTTGCGCGGCTACGACATGCATCGTGATTTGAACACCGACTGGTCATCGGTGGGCGAATACTCGACTCGTGTCTTCACGCGCGAGGCCGTCCGGCAAATCCGGGACCACGACACAAACAAGCCGCTCTTCATGTACATGGCTCACCTGGCCCCGCACACGGGAAACCCAGACACCCCGTTTCAGGCTCCAAACGAAACTCTGGCCAGGTTCGCGTACATCGGGGATCCCGACAGGCGAATGTACGCAG ctATGGTCACTGAGTTGGATGACTCGGTCGGAGAAATAATTCAGGCTCTTCGCAAAAGATCGATGCTCTCAAACTCGATTGTCCTTTTCCTTTCTGACAATGGTGCTCCAACATACGGGATCCACTCGAACAGAGGATCAAACTGGCCTTTGAGAGGT ATGAAACAATCACCTTGGGAGGGAGGAGTGCGCGGGGTGGCGGCGATGTGGGCGCCCTGGCTGAATCATACGCGCCGCGTAGCCACCCAGCTGATGCACATGACCGACTGGTTGCCAACGCTGATCTCGGCTGCCGGCCTCGACCCTTCCGTCCTGCGCGACAAAGGCTTGGACGGCTACGACGTGTGGACGGCGCTGAACCTGAACACGACGTCGCCGCGCAATGAGGTTCTGCACAACATCGACGAGGTCGACCAGTACGCAGCCCTGACCAAGGGTGGCTGGAAGTACATTACAG GTACTACACAAAACGGAAGAGTCGACTCGTGGTACGGCGAGAGCTCCCGAGGCTACAGTGACCCCGAATACGATGCTTCGGTGGTTCTGAAATCCAAGGCAGGGTCTGCCATATCGTCCGTTTCAGTCCCCAGGCCTCGACTCTCCGCCACAGAAGTGATGGAAATACGCGAACAGGCCGAAATTAAGTGCGAAAAGAGGCCGTCGggagcagaaaatttcaggTGCAACCCACTCGTGTCGCCGTGCCTGTTCAATATCATAGCCGACCCTTGTGAGTTGGTCGACCTGTCAGCCGTGAGACCTCTGGTTGCCATGAGTCTGTCCCAAGCCTTGGAGCGGTGGCGGAGGACAGCCGTTCCAGCTGCCAATGTTCCTGTTGATAGCGCTGGCAACCCAAA ATTCTACAATAACACTTGGGTGCCGTGGATGGACGTGCAGCGGCAGATTATTTACGCTCCGAGCAATGTTCCTGATCTCACTACGCTGGCTGCTATCCTCGGCGGCGTGTCAGTGGGTCTCCTAGCCTTGGCAGCAGTTATCACAAAAATGTATCTCAACAGAAAAAAGTGTGACAAAAACTGA